One window from the genome of Pseudomonas sp. L5B5 encodes:
- the asd gene encoding archaetidylserine decarboxylase (Phosphatidylserine decarboxylase is synthesized as a single chain precursor. Generation of the pyruvoyl active site from a Ser is coupled to cleavage of a Gly-Ser bond between the larger (beta) and smaller (alpha chains). It is an integral membrane protein.), protein MKKRLFIISQYLLPHHLLSRLAGCIAECRVRWFKNAFTSWFAKQYQVDMSEAQVEDVTAYEHFNAFFTRALKDGARPLDPTPGAVLSPADGAVSQLGPIEHGRVLQAKGHSYSVLELLGGDPALAAPFMGGDFATIYLSPKDYHRVHMPLAGTLREMVYVPGRIFSVNQTTAENVPELFARNERVVCIFDTERGPMALVLVGAMIVASIETVWAGLVTPPKRELKTVRYDEAARAPIHLEKGAEMGRFKLGSTAIVLFGPDQVQWAEELAAGSPVQMGQGLGLPKA, encoded by the coding sequence ATGAAAAAGCGTTTGTTCATCATCAGCCAGTACCTGCTGCCCCACCACCTGCTGTCGCGCCTGGCCGGCTGCATCGCCGAGTGCCGCGTGCGCTGGTTCAAGAATGCCTTCACCAGCTGGTTCGCCAAGCAGTACCAGGTGGACATGTCCGAGGCCCAGGTAGAGGACGTGACGGCCTACGAGCACTTCAACGCCTTCTTCACCCGCGCCCTGAAAGACGGTGCACGCCCCCTGGACCCGACTCCGGGTGCAGTGCTCAGCCCCGCCGACGGCGCCGTCAGCCAGCTTGGCCCGATCGAACATGGCCGGGTGCTCCAGGCCAAGGGCCACAGTTACAGCGTGCTGGAACTGCTAGGAGGCGACCCTGCCCTGGCCGCGCCGTTCATGGGCGGCGACTTTGCCACCATCTACCTGTCCCCCAAGGACTACCACCGCGTGCACATGCCACTGGCCGGCACCCTGCGGGAAATGGTCTATGTGCCTGGACGGATTTTCTCGGTCAACCAGACCACAGCGGAAAACGTCCCTGAGCTGTTCGCCCGTAATGAGCGCGTGGTGTGCATCTTCGACACCGAGCGCGGCCCCATGGCCCTGGTGCTGGTGGGCGCGATGATCGTGGCATCGATCGAAACCGTCTGGGCCGGCCTGGTGACGCCACCCAAGCGCGAACTCAAGACCGTGCGCTACGACGAGGCTGCCCGGGCTCCGATCCACCTGGAGAAAGGCGCCGAGATGGGTCGCTTCAAACTGGGTTCCACCGCTATCGTGCTGTTCGGCCCGGACCAGGTGCAATGGGCCGAGGAACTGGCAGCCGGCTCACCAGTGCAGATGGGCCAGGGCCTTGGCTTGCCAAAGGCCTGA
- the serB gene encoding phosphoserine phosphatase SerB, which yields MREIVLINITGEDRPGLTAAITGVLAQGGVNILDIGQAVIHDALSFGILVEIPDNERSSSVLKDILFTAYKLDQQVRFTPVSEDDYQQWVAGQGKKRHIVTLLTRKVTAEQLQRVSSITAQYGLNIDHIDRLSGRMPLDMPVDQGKGCIEFSVRGEAADPQALRAEFLSVAQELNVDIAFQEDSLFRRNRRLAVFDMDSTLIEAEVIDELAKAAGVGDRVAEITERAMAGELDFRASFKERLALLKGLDVSVLDSIGASLRLTEGAETLFAELKRLGYKTAILSGGFTYFAKQLQAKLGIDYVFANELEVVDGKVTGVAVEPIVDAQRKADLLRELAHKEGLRLEQTIAVGDGANDLPMLGIAGLGVAFRAKPLVKQSAKQAISTLGLDGVLYLLGFRDRDGQA from the coding sequence TTGCGCGAAATTGTCCTGATAAACATCACTGGCGAAGATCGTCCCGGTCTGACTGCGGCCATTACCGGCGTCCTGGCCCAGGGTGGTGTGAACATTCTCGACATCGGTCAGGCGGTGATCCACGACGCCCTGTCGTTTGGCATCCTGGTCGAAATTCCGGACAACGAGCGCAGCTCCTCGGTGCTCAAGGACATTCTGTTCACCGCCTACAAGCTCGATCAGCAAGTGCGATTCACGCCGGTGTCCGAGGACGACTACCAGCAGTGGGTGGCCGGCCAGGGCAAGAAGCGCCATATCGTTACCCTGCTGACCCGCAAGGTCACTGCCGAACAGTTGCAGCGGGTGAGCTCGATCACCGCACAGTACGGCTTGAACATCGATCATATCGATCGCCTGTCCGGGCGCATGCCCCTGGATATGCCGGTCGACCAGGGCAAGGGCTGCATCGAGTTCTCGGTGCGTGGTGAAGCCGCCGATCCCCAGGCGCTGCGGGCCGAGTTCCTCAGTGTGGCCCAGGAGTTGAACGTCGACATCGCCTTCCAGGAAGACTCGCTGTTCCGCCGCAATCGGCGGCTGGCGGTGTTCGACATGGACTCGACGCTGATCGAGGCCGAGGTCATCGACGAACTGGCCAAGGCGGCGGGTGTCGGCGATCGGGTCGCCGAAATCACCGAACGGGCAATGGCCGGGGAACTGGATTTTCGCGCCAGCTTCAAGGAGCGCCTGGCGCTGCTCAAGGGGCTCGACGTGAGTGTCCTGGATTCAATCGGTGCGTCCCTGCGCCTGACCGAAGGGGCCGAGACGCTGTTCGCCGAGCTCAAGCGCCTGGGCTACAAGACCGCGATCCTTTCCGGCGGCTTCACCTATTTCGCCAAGCAGCTGCAAGCCAAGCTGGGCATCGACTACGTGTTCGCCAACGAGCTGGAAGTGGTGGATGGCAAGGTCACTGGTGTGGCGGTGGAGCCGATCGTCGACGCGCAACGCAAGGCCGATCTGCTGCGTGAGCTGGCTCACAAGGAAGGCTTGCGCCTGGAGCAGACCATCGCCGTTGGCGACGGGGCCAACGACCTGCCGATGCTGGGCATCGCCGGCCTGGGCGTGGCGTTTCGCGCCAAGCCGCTGGTCAAGCAGTCGGCCAAGCAGGCGATCTCGACCCTGGGCCTGGATGGCGTGCTCTACTTGCTGGGTTTCCGGGATCGCGACGGCCAGGCCTGA